A single region of the Fusarium fujikuroi IMI 58289 draft genome, chromosome FFUJ_chr05 genome encodes:
- a CDS encoding probable C1-tetrahydrofolate synthase: MVAAKLDGNAIAKSIREKLCAEVTEKQKLNPRFKPCLKIIQVGDRSDSSTYVRMKLKAAAEAGIDSQLLHYPESITEAELLDHIRQFNHDPAVHGILVQLPLPKHISEYTVTSFVADEKDVDGFGTKNIGELAKRGGKPLFVPCTPKGVMILLKESGIDLKGKNAVVLGRSDIVGSPVSYLLRNADATVTVLHSKTQNIEEYVKNADVVVAAIGQPLFVQGSWIKPGAVVIDVGTNFLPDATKKSGQRLVGDVDYAAAVEVASAITPVPGGVGPMTVAMLMQNVVDATTWYFESQKLRKTIPLPLKLEDPVPSDIAVSRAQTPKEITRIAAEVGIAPHELEPYGAYKAKVDLGLLQRLEHRQNGRYVVVTGITPTPLGEGKSTTTMGLAQALGAHVGRLTFANVRQPSQGPTFGIKGGAAGGGYSQVIPMDEFNMHLTGDIHAITAANNLLAAAIETRIFHENTQKDGPLYKRLVPTKNGERKFAPVMFRRLKKLGIDKTNPDELTEDEIHRFARLDIDPETITWRRVLDVNDRHLRGVTVGTAPTEKGQTRETGFDITVASECMAILALSNSLAEMRERLGSMVVATSRNGDTVTADDIGAGGALTALMKDAIKPNLMQTLEGTPVFVHAGPFANISIGQSSILADKLALKLAGTEPDEDHDEKAGFVVTEAGFDFTMGGERFFNIKCRTSGLTPDVVVVVATVRALKVHGGAPPIAPGAALSPVYKEENVDILRAGCVNLKKQIANAKSFGIPVVVAINKFSTDTEAEIAVIREEAISAGAEDAILANHWAEGGKGAVDLAHGVIAASKKPKDLKLTYDLEGTVQERLEAIGKKMYGAEKVEFSELAQKKVDTYARQGYGHLPICVAKTQYSLSHDPDLKGAPTGFTIPIRDVRMAAGAGYLYALAADIQTIPGLPTAPGYLNVDVNVETGEIEGLF, encoded by the exons ATGGTTGCTGCAAAGCTCGATGGCAATGCCATTGCCAAGTCGATCCGAGAGAAGCTCTGCGCCGAGGTTACTGAGAAACAGAAGCTCAACCCTAGGTTTAAGCCATGCCTCAAGATTATCCAAG TGGGTGATCGTTCAGACTCCT CTACCTATGTTcgcatgaagctcaaggctgcaGCAGAG GCTGGTATCGACAGCCAACTGCTGCATTACCCTGAGTCTATCACGGAGGCGGAGCTTCTCGATCATATCCGTCAATTCAACCATGATCCTGCCGTTCACGGTATCCTAGTCCAGCTCCCTCTCCCTAAGCACATCTCTGAGTATACTGTCACATCTTTTGTGgcagatgagaaggatgttgatggcttTGGCACCAAGAACATCGGAGAGCTGGCCAAGAGGGGCGGCAAACCTCTTTTCGTGCCCTGCACACCTAAGGGTGTCATGATCCTTCTCAAGGAATCGGGAATTGACCTGAAGGGAAAGAACGCAGTTGTTCTTGGGAGAAGCGACATTGTCGGTAGCCCCGTGAGCTACCTATTGCGAAACGCTGACGCTACTGTCACCGTTCTGCACTCCAAAACGCAAAACATCGAAGAGTACGTCAAGAATGCAGATGTAGTTGTTGCTGCTATTGGGCAGCCTCTGTTCGTCCAGGGCAGCTGGATCAAGCCTGGTGCCGTTGTCATCGACGTCGGAACCAACTTTTTGCCCGATGCCACCAAGAAGTCTGGCCAAAGActtgttggtgatgtcgaCTACGCTGCCGCAGTCGAAGTTGCGTCCGCCATCACCCCCGTTCCTGGTGGAGTTGGACCCATGACTGTTGCTATGTTGATGCAGAATGTCGTTGATGCTACAACATGGTATTTCGAATCTCAGAAGCTTCGAAAGACCATCCCCCTACCCCTGAAACTGGAGGATCCCGTTCCTTCGGATATCGCTGTGTCACGAGCACAAACCCCAAAGGAAATCACACGCATTGCTGCCGAGGTCGGCATTGCTCCCCACGAGCTGGAACCTTATGGCGCAtacaaggccaaggttgacCTCGGTCTCCTGCAGCGATTGGAGCACCGTCAGAACGGCCGCTATGTCGTTGTCACTGGCATCACCCCAACACCCCTGGGCGAGGGCAAGTCTACCACAACTATGGGCTTGGCTCAAGCTCTCGGCGCCCACGTTGGACGATTGACTTTTGCCAACGTTCGACAACCCAGCCAGGGCCCTACCTTTGGTATCAAGGGAGGTGCTGCTGGAGGAGGCTACAGTCAGGTCATCCCTATGGATGAGTTCAACATGCACCTAACTGGTGATATCCATGCTATCACCGCCGCTAACAACTTGTTGGCTGCTGCTATTGAGACTCGGATCTTCCACGAGAATACCCAGAAGGACGGACCTCTGTACAAGCGGCTTGTCCCCACAAAGAACGGCGAGAGGAAATTCGCTCCCGTCATGTTCCGCCGATTGAAGAAGCTCGGAATTGACAAGACCAACCCTGATGAATTGACTGAAGACGAGATTCACCGATTTGCCAGACTGGACATCGACCCCGAGACGATTACGTGGAGACGAGTTCTGGATGTTAATGACCGTCACCTTCGAGGAGTTACAGTTGGAACCGCCCCCACTGAGAAGGGCCAAACCCGAGAGACTGGCTTTGATATCACTGTTGCTAGCGAGTGTATGGCTATCCTGGCACTTAGCAACAGTCTGGCCGAGATGCGTGAGCGTCTGGGTTCAATGGTGGTGGCTACATCACGAAATGGCGACACTGTTACTGCCGATGATATCGGTGCGGGCGGTGCTCTCACTGCTCTTATGAAGGATGCTATCAAGCCCAACCTTATGCAGACACTCGAGGGTACTCCTGTATTTGTCCATGCTGGTCCTTTTGCTAATATCAGCATCGGTCAGAGCTCTATTCTTGCTGACAAGCTCGCTCTGAAGCTTGCCGGTACTGAGCCTGACGAGgaccatgatgagaaggctgGCTTCGTCGTCACAGAAGCTGGTTTCGACTTTACCATGGGTGGTGAACgattcttcaacatcaagtgCCGTACTTCTGGCCTTACTCctgatgttgttgtcgttgttgCTACTGTCCGAGCCCTCAAGGTTCACGGTGGTGCACCTCCCATCGCTCCTGGTGCTGCGCTCAGCCCCGTTTACAAGGAGGAGAATGTTGACATTCTGCGTGCTGGTTGCGTGaacctgaagaagcagattGCTAACGCCAAGTCTTTTGGCATTCCTGTTGTCGTGGCGATCAACAAGTTCTCTACCGACACAGAGGCCGAGATCGCTGTTATTCGTGAGGAGGCCATCTCCGCGGGCGCTGAGGATGCCATCCTTGCTAATCACTGGGCTGAGGGTGGTAAGGGAGCCGTCGACCTGGCTCATGGTGTTATCGCGGCttcaaagaagcccaaggaTCTGAAGCTGACCTATGATCTGGAGGGTACTGTTCAGGAGCGCCTTGAGGCTATTGGCAAGAAGATGTACGGTGCCGAGAAGGTCGAGTTCAGCGAACTcgcccagaagaaggttgacACCTACGCCCGCCAAGGATATGGTCATCTACCTATCTGCGTGGCCAAGACACAATACTCTCTGTCCCATGATCCCGACCTGAAGGGTGCTCCTACTGGCTTCACAATCCCCATTCGTGATGTCAGGATGGCTGCCGGAGCAGGATACCT GTATGCCCTTGCTGCTGATATTCAGACAATTCCTGGTCTGCCAACAGCACCTGGTTATCTCAATGTTGATGTCAATGTCGAGACGGGCGAGATCGAAGGTCTCTTTTAA
- a CDS encoding probable translation initiation factor eIF3 p39 subunit gives MRPILLAGHERALTQIRFNKDGDLIFSVAKDQQICAWFSHNGERLGTYHGHVGAIWTVDVNPTSTMIASGSADNTIRLWEVKTGRLIKTWEFPTAVKRVEFNEDATKLLGVTEKRMGYLSNIVVIDINPDLNAEQTDEKALTIVCDESKATVAGWSALSKYIIAGHEDGSVSRYDAKTGDLLDNVPVHELNQPIVDLQWSPDRTYFITACKDKTAKLISARDLEVLKTYTADTPLNSATITPKKEFVILGGGQAAMDVTRTSARQGKFEARFYHKIFEDEIGRVRGHFGPLNTVAADPTGKSYASGGEDGYVRVHHFDKGYFDFNYEVERERINRMQ, from the exons ATGAGGCCCATTCTTCTTGCCGGGCACGAGCGTGCGCTCACCCAGATCAG ATTCAACAAAGATGGCGACCTCATCTTCTCCGTCGCAAAGGATCAGCAAATCTGCGCCTGGTTCTCCCACAACGGCGAGCGACTTGGAACCTACCACGGCCACGTCGGTGCCATCTGGACAGTCGATGTTAACCCCACCTCAACCATGATCGCCTCCGGTTCTGCCGACAACACCATCCGTCTCTGGGAAGTCAAGACTGGCCGTCTCATCAAGACCTGGGAGTTCCCCACCGCCGTCAAGCGAGTCGAGTTCAACGAAGATGCCACCAAGCTGCTGGGAGTTACCGAGAAGCGAATGGGTTACCTCTCCaacatcgtcgtcatcgacATCAATCCCGATCTCAACGCTGAGCAGACCGACGAGAAGGCTCTCACTATTGTTTGCGACGAGAGCAAGGCCACCGTTGCGGGCTGGAGTGCTCTCAGCAAGTACATCATCGCTGGCCATGAGGATGGTAGCGTAAGCCGATACGATGCCAAGACCGGTGATCTCCTCGACAACGTGCCCGTCCATGAACTCAACCAGCCCATTGTCGATCTCCAGTGGTCTCCCGACCGTACCTACTTTATCACCGCATGCAAGGACAAGACCGCCAAG CTCATCTCTGCCCGTGATCTTGAGGTCCTCAAGACCTATACGGCCGACACACCCCTCAACAGTGCCACTATCACCCCCAAGAAGGAATTCGTCATCCTCGGTGGTGGTCAGGCCGCTATGGATGTTACCCGAACTTCTGCCCGTCAGGGTAAGTTCGAGGCTCGCTTCTATCACAAGATCTTCGAGGACGAGATTGGTCGTGTGCGAGGTCACTTCGGTCCTCTGAACACTGTCGCTGCCGACCCTACAGGCAAGAGCTACGCCAGCGGCGGAGAGGACGGATACGTGCGAGTTCACCACTTCGACAAGGGCTACTTCGACTTCAACTacgaggttgagagggaACGAATCAACCGAATGCAGTAG
- a CDS encoding probable ATPase component of chromatin remodeling complex (ISW1), producing MAPRSRVKAVDTDASMSDAQEHRQEEEMEVDETPDYTDTENPSTTASSVAGEPTGDGRRRRTEVNQLRRSIFGKKHDRLGESKEDDTIRRFRYLLGLTDLFRHFIETNPDPKIRDIMTEIDRQNAESARGKKGAGRQGGATSERRRRTEAEEDAELLKDEKHGGSAETVFRESPPFIHGTMRDYQVAGLNWLISLHENGISGILADEMGLGKTLQTISFLGYLRHILDITGPHLVIVPKSTLDNWKREFAKWTPEVDVLVLQGAKDERQTLINDRLVDEKFDVCITSYEMVLREKAHLKKFAWEYIIIDEAHRIKNEESSLSQVIRLFSSRNRLLITGTPLQNNLHELWALLNFLLPDVFGDSEAFDQWFSGQDRDQDTVVQQLHKVLRPFLLRRVKSDVEKSLLPKKEVNVYLGMSEMQIKWYQKILEKDIDAVNGAGGKRESKTRLLNIVMQLRKCCNHPYLFEGAEPGPPYTTDEHLIYNAGKMAVLDKLLKRLQKQGSRVLIFSQMSRLLDILEDYCVFREYKYCRIDGGTAHEDRIAAIDEYNKPGSEKFVFLLTTRAGGLGINLTTADIVILYDSDWNPQADLQAMDRAHRIGQTKQVVVYRFVTDNAIEEKVLERAAQKLRLDQLVIQQGRAQQAAKAAANKDELLSMIQHGAEKVFQSKGPTGNMASKDGEVGDDDIDEILAKGENRTKELNAKYEKLGIDDLQKFTSESAYEWNGENFANTKKNINMTWINPAKRERKEQSYSMDKYFRQTMYPNPKADAKPKAPRAPKQVPVHDYQFYPPRLRDLQDRETAYYRKEIGYKVPLPDGDEENLEEREAERALDQQEIDNATPLTEEEREEKEKLSLQGFGDWNKRDFQQFVNGSGKYGRTDYEGISNEIDSKSAPEIKAYAKVFWQRYTEIADYPKYIKTIEDGEERTRRIGHHQKLLRKKMQQYRVPLQQLKINYSVSTTNKKVYTEEEDRFLLVLLDRYGIDSEGLYEKMRDDIRESPLFRFDWFFLSRTPIELSRRCTTLITTIVKEFEDVPARGSNGVNGKSKREPDDENDEDSILGMAPAKKKAKNGVKNKALDNVKSVKSSKNSSATPSRASSVASTVSAGGSAKGKKGKKK from the exons ATGGCACCTCGCTCTCGAGTCAAAGCTGTCGATACTGACGCGTCTATGTCTGACGCGCAGGAGcatcggcaagaagaagagatg GAAGTTGACGAGACTCCCGACTACACCGATACCGAGAACCCTAGCACTACTGCTAGCAGCGTCGCCGGAGAGCCTACTGGGGATGGCCGTAGGCGCCGCACAGAAGTTAACCAACTTCGTCGTAGCATTTTCGGAAAGAAGCACGATCGGTTGGGCGAATCCAAG GAAGATGACACTATTCGTCGATTTCGATACCTCCTCGGCCTGACCGATCTCTTCCGCCATTTCATTGAAACAAACCCCGACCCCAAGATTCGCGATATCATGACCGAAATCGATCGACAGAATGCTGAATCTGCGCGGGGCAAGAAGGGTGCCGGAAGGCAAGGGGGCGCCACGAGCGAGCGACGTCGACGTaccgaagctgaagaagacgccGAACTCTTGAAAGATGAGAAGCACGGCGGCTCTGCTGAGACGGTCTTCCGAGAATCGCCTCCGTTCATCCATGGCACTATGCGAGACTATCAGGTTGCCGGCCTCAATTGGCTGATTTCCCTGCACGAGAATGGTATTTCGGGTATTCTTGCCGATGAAATGGGTCTTGGAAAAACGCTGCAAACTATTTCATTTCTTGGCTACCTGCGACACATCCTTGACATTACTGGACCACACTTGGTCATTGTGCCCAAGTCCACACTAGATAACTGGAAGCGAGAGTTTGCCAAATGGACACCCGAGGTCGATGTTTTGGTGCTTCAGGGTGCCAAAGATGAACGACAGACCCTTATCAACGATCGgcttgttgacgagaagtTTGATGTTTGCATTACCAGCTACGAAATGGTGCTTCGAGAGAAAGCGCATTTGAAGAAATTTGCTTGGGAatacatcatcatcgacgaa GCGCATCGTATCAAGAACGAAGAATCATCGCTGTCACAGGTTATCCGATTATTCTCCTCCAGAAACCGATTACTTATCACGGGCACACCTTTACAAAACAACCTGCACGAACTCTGGGCCCTTCTgaatttcttgcttcccGATGTTTTCGGCGACTCTGAAGCATTCGATCAGTGGTTCTCTGGTCAAGACCGCGATCAAGACACGGTCGTACAACAACTACACAAAGTCCTCCGCCCCTTCTTACTGCGCCGCGTGAAGAGCGACGTGGAGAAGAGTCTGTTACCCAAGAAAGAGGTCAATGTTTATCTTGGCATGTCTGAGATGCAGATTAAATGGTACCAGAAGATTCTGGAGAAAGATATTGATGCTGTTAACGGCGCCGGTGGCAAACGAGAGTCAAAGACACGACTACTCAATATCGTGATGCAGCTTCGAAAATGCTGTAACCACCCCTATCTGTTCGAAGGCGCCGAGCCAGGACCCCCTTACACAACCGATGAGCATTTGATTTACAACGCTGGCAAGATGGCAGTCCTTGACAAGCTCCTCAAACGGCTCCAGAAGCAGGGAAGCCGcgttctcatcttctctcaaATGAGCCGATTATTGGATATTCTCGAAGACTATTGTGTCTTCCGAGAGTACAAATATTGTCGAATCGATGGTGGCACAGCACATGAAGATCGAATTGCTGCCATTGACGAATACAACAAACCTGGCTCGGAGAAATTTGTCTTCCTCCTTACAACGCGTGCCGGTGGTCTGGGCATTAACTTGACAACTGCCGACATTGTTATTCTCTATGACAGTGATTGGAATCCTCAAGCTGATCTTCAGGCCATGGATCGAGCCCATCGTATTGGTCAGACTAAGCAGGTTGTTGTATACAGATTTGTCACAGACAACGCCATCGAAGAAAAGGTTTTGGAGAGAGCTGCCCAGAAGCTACGATTAGACCAACTGGTTATCCAACAAGGCCGTGCCCAACAAGCCGCTAAAGCTGCAGCCAAcaaggatgagcttctttccaTGATCCAGCACGGTGCTGAGAAGGTCTTTCAGTCCAAGGGACCTACCGGCAATATGGCCTCCAAGGACGGCGAAGTCGGTGATGACGATATCGACGAGATCCTTGCAAAGGGCGAAAACCGAACAAAGGAGCTGAACGCAAAATATGAGAAGCTGGGAATCGACGATTTGCAAAAGTTCACCTCGGAGTCTGCTTACGAATGGAATGGTGAGAACTTTGCCAACACaaagaagaacatcaacaTGACCTGGATCAACCCGGCCAAGCGAGAGCGAAAGGAACAGTCATACTCGATGGATAAGTACTTCCGACAAACTATGTATCCCAACCCCAAGGCCGATGCTAAGCCAAAGGCACCCCGAGCACCAAAGCAAGTTCCCGTTCATGACTACCAATTTTACCCCCCACGCCTGCGAGATCTCCAAGATAGGGAGACTGCTTACTATCGGAAGGAAATTGGGTATAAGGTCCCTCTACCAGACGGTGACGAAGAAAATCTTGAAGAGCGAGAGGCCGAAAGAGCCCTTGACCAGCAGGAGATCGACAATGCTACGCCTTtgactgaggaagagagggagGAAAAAGAGAAGTTGTCGCTACAAGGTTTTGGAGACTGGAACAAACGGGACTTTCAACAATTTGTCAACGGATCAGGCAAATACGGACGAACTGACTACGAAGGCATCTCCAACGAGATTGACAGCAAGTCAGCCCCAGAAATCAAGGCTTATGCAAAGGTCTTTTGGCAACGCTATACTGAGATCGCCGACTACCCCAAATATATCAAGACTAtcgaagatggcgaggagcGGACTCGCCGTATTGGCCACCATCAAAAGCTTCTCAGAAAGAAGATGCAACAGTATCGAGTCCCTCTGCAgcagctcaagatcaactaTTCTGTGTCGACTACAAACAAGAAGGTTTacactgaagaagaggaccgATTCCTTTTGGTTCTGCTTGATCGATACGGCATTGATTCGGAGGGTCTTTACGAAAAGATGCGAGACGACATTAGAGAATCACCTCTGTTCCGATTTGACTGGTTCTTTCTCAGTCGAACACCAATTGAGCTGTCTCGTCGATGCACTACTTTGATCACTACCATTGTTAAAGAGTTCGAAGACGTCCCTGCTCGTGGCTCAAACGGAGTGAATGGAAAATCCAAGCGAGAGcctgatgatgagaatgacGAAGATAGCATTCTTGGTATGGCGCccgcaaagaagaaggccaaaaACGGCGTCAAG AACAAGGCACTTGATAATGTCAAGTCCGTCAAGTCTAGCAAGAACAGCTCCGCCACTCCATCAAGAGCATCTAGTGTCGCCTCTACCGTATCCGCAGGAGGTTCtgccaagggcaagaagggtaaAAAGAAGTGA
- a CDS encoding probable RRM-type RNA binding protein produces the protein MSDSGKQDEKPTGEHEIDHDREHGNEHEQGTEMSGAEEEEITAMKRRVAEMEEEAKKLREMQATLEQQSADLADDKESIDARSIFVGNVDYSASPEDIQSHFQSCGSINRVTILLDKFTGQPKGYAYVEFTEPSLVAQALVLNESVFKGRNIKVTPKRTNVPGMSRGRGRGGFRGGRGFHGRGSFPRGGGYRGGYRGRGRGFAPY, from the exons ATGTCGGATTCTGGCAAGCAAGACGAGAAGCCTACGGGCGAGCACGAGATCGATCATGACCGCGAGCACGGCAATGAACATGAGCAAGGAACTGAAATGTCAGGGGCTGAGGAG GAAGAAATCACTGCCATGAAGCGCCGCGTGGcagagatggaagaggaggccaagaagcttcgcGAGATGCAAGCAACTCTGGAGCAGCAATCTGCAGACCTTGCGGATGACAAGGAATCCATCGATGCACGCAGTATCTTTGTTGGCAACGTCGATTATTCAGCCTCGCCTGAAGATATACAGAGTCACTTCCAGAGCTGCGGCTCCATCAACCGAGTGACcattcttcttgacaagTTCACAGGTCAACCGAAGGG CTACGCCTACGTCGAGTTCACTGAGCCGAGCTTGGTCGCCCAGGCTCTTGTCCTCAACGAGAGTGTCTTCAAGGGCCGCAACATCAAGGTGACCCCTAAGCGCACCAATGTCCCTGGCATGAGCCGTGGACGTGGTCGCGGTGGGTTCCGTGGTGGCCGAGGCTTTCATGGCCGAGGCAGCTTCCCTCGCGGTGGTGGCTATCGCGGTGGCTACCGTGGTCGCGGACGAGGTTTCGCCCCCTACTAG
- a CDS encoding probable ubiquitin-protein ligase: MTSRTDSNRPNLRVTIIAADGLYKRDVFRFPDPFAVATINGEQTKTTTVSKRTLNPYWNESFDFRTNEDGILAVQVFDQKKFKKKDQGFLGVINIRVGDVIPELSPDADDQMLTRDLKKSTDNLVVHGKLIINLSCNLSAPARGGQASTARPSLGTGPSNASNLSAPPPENRPGSSLSGPNGAGGSQVNLAHRPSSINSVGGASAPGPNASGQTRQSNQLSPFEDAQGRLPAGWERREDNLGRTYYVDHNTRTTSWNRPTASGAQEQRNDREAATQVERQRHQNRTLPEERTGSNSPTLHAQQPQPSASPATNGGAVMHTGATSPGTGELPPGWEQRWTPEGRPYFVDHNTRTTTWVDPRRQQYIRMYGGQNNANGQIQQQPVSQLGPLPSGWEMRLTNTARVYFVDHNTKTTTWDDPRLPSSLDQNVPQYKRDFRRKLIYFRSQPAMRILSGQCHIKVRRSHIFEDSFAEITRQSATDLKKRLMIKFDGEDGLDYGGLSREFFFLLSHEMFNPFYCLFEYSAHDNYTLQINPHSGINPEHLNYFKFIGRVVGLAIFHRRFLDAFFIGALYKMMLGKAVALADMEGVDADFHRSLQWMLDNDISGGILEQTFSTEDERFGVMTTEDLIPDGRNIDVTNENKKEYVDLMVKWRIEKRIAEQFQAFKEGFQELIPQDLINVFDERELELLIGGIAEIDVDDWKKHTDYRGYTESDEVVQNFWATVRSWDGEQKSRLLQFTTGTSRIPVNGFKDLQGSDGPRRFTIEKAGEITNLPKAHTCFNRLDLPPYKSLEMLQQKLTIAVEETMGFGQE, encoded by the exons ATGACCAGTCGCACCGATTCTAA CAGGCCCAACCTTCGGGTTACCA TTATCGCCGCCGATGGCCTATACAAGAGGGATGTTTTCC GCTTTCCTGACCCTTTCGCTGTTGCGACCATCAATGGGGAGCAAACCAAAACGACGACTGTCAGCAAAAGAACTCTAAACCCATACTGGAACGAGAGCTTTGACTT CCGTACCAACGAAGATGGCATTCTTGCAGTTCAAGTTTTCGACCAAAAGAAGTTTAAGAAGAAGGACCAGGGTTTCCTAGGTGTCATAAACATTCGCGTTGGAGATGTCATCCCTGAGCTGAGCCCAGATGCCGATG ACCAGATGCTTACTCGAGACCTCAAAAAATCAACCGATAACCTCGTCGTCCACGGtaaacttattattaacctgTCCTGCAATCTCAGTGCACCAGCCCGCGGTGGCCAGGCATCGACCGCACGACCATCTCTCGGCACCGGCCCGTCGAACGCTTCGAACCTCTCCGCCCCTCCGCCGGAAAACCGACCAGGATCTTCACTTTCTGGACCAAATGGCGCGGGCGGCTCGCAAGTTAACCTGGCCCATCGTCCATCCAGCATCAACTCTGTTGGTGGTGCCAGCGCTCCAGGACCGAATGCTTCCGGACAAACTCGACAAAGCAATCAACTCAGCCCATTCGAGGATGCCCAGGGGCGACTACCGGCTGGCTGGGAGCGCCGAGAAGACAATCTCGGCCGTACTTACTACGTTGATCACAACACCCGCACAACGAGCTGGAATCGACCCACTGCTTCTGGCGCCCAGGAACAGCGAAACGATCGAGAAGCAGCTACCCAGGTTGAACGCCAGAGACATCAGAACCGCACTTTGCCCGAAGAAAGAACCGGCTCCAATTCACCGACGCTGCACGCCCAGCAGCCCCAgccatcagcatcaccagctACTAATGGTGGCGCAGTGATGCATACTGGAGCGACGAGCCCTGGTACGGGAGAACTCCCACCTGGCTGGGAGCAACGGTGGACCCCAGAAGGTCGACCATACTTTGTTGATCACAATACAAGAACAACGACCTGGGTAGATCCACGTCGTCAACAATACATCCGCATGTATGGCGGTCAGAATAATGCGAACGGCCAGATTCAGCAGCAACCCGTATCACAACTTGGTCCTCTGCCTAGTGGTTGGGAGATGCGCTTGACAAACACTGCTCGAGTATACTTTGTTGATCATAACACCAAGACTACCACTTGGGACGATCCTCGACTACCATCGTCTCTTGACCAAAATGTTCCTCAGTACAAGCGAGACTTCAGACGGAAGCTCATCTACTTCCGCTCACAGCCAGCCATGCGGATTCTCAGTGGACAATGCCACATCAAGGTGCGACGATCTCACATCTTCGAGGACTCCTTTGCAGAGATCACACGCCAGTCAGCAACGGATTTGAAGAAACGACTTATGATCAAGTTCGATGGCGAAGATGGTTTGGATTACGGTGGTCTCTCTCGAGAattctttttccttctctcccATGAAATGTTCAACCCCTTCTATTGCCTATTCGAATACTCCGCCCACGATAATTACACTCTTCAGATTAACCCACATTCCGGCATCAACCCGGAGCATCTCAACTATTTCAAGTTCATCGGCCGTGTTGTCGGCTTGGCTATCTTCCACAGGCGATTTTTGGACGCCTTCTTTATTGGCGCTTTATACAAGATGATGCTTGGCAAGGCGGTAGCTTTGGCCGATATGGAGGGTGTGGATGCCGATTTCCACCGATCATTGCAGTGGATGCTGGACAACGATATATCAGGCGGGATTCTTGAGCAGACTTTCTCGACCGAAGACGAGAGATTTGGAGTGATGACTACCGAGGATCTCATCCCTGATGGCCGCAATATTGATGTCACCAATGAGAACAAGAAAGAATACGTTGATCTCATGGTCAAGTGGCGCATCGAAAAGCGTATCGCCGAGCAGTTCCAAGCTTTCAAGGAAGGGTTCCAAGAGCTTATCCCTCAGGACCTTATTAATGTCTTCGATGAGCGCGAGCTGGAGCTTTTGATTGGAGGTATTGCCGAAATTGATGTCGACGACTGGAAGAAGCACACCGATTATCGAGGATATACCGAATCCGACGAGGTCGTGCAGAATTTCTGGGCAACAGTACGCTCATGGGATGGCGAGCAGAAGTCCCGTTTACTCCAATTTACTACAGGTACTTCTCGAATCCCagtcaatggcttcaaggatCTCCAAGGTAGCGACGGCCCACGACGATTTACAATTGAGAAGGCTGGAGAAATCACAAATCTGCCAAAGGCGCACACATG TTTCAATCGACTTGACTTGCCTCCTTACAAGAGTCTAGAAATGCTTCAACAAAAGCTTACCATCGCGGTTGAGGAAACTATGGGCTTTGGTCAAGAGTAG